From Saprospiraceae bacterium, one genomic window encodes:
- a CDS encoding KUP/HAK/KT family potassium transporter, which yields MGDNGHGQKLSLGGLLITLGIIFGDIGTSPLYVIQAILGSRVVSEELIFGGMSCVFWTLLIITTGKYVLLALKADNKGEGGIFALYALVRRYKSKYVIYPAIIGCATLIADGFITPPISISSAIEGLNMLFPSASINTVPIVIGIIIALFTFQQVGTQTVGRYFGPIMLIWFTMIGTLGLMQVMQHPEILRALNPEYAIQLLIKYPSGFWILGAVFLCTTGGEALYSDLGHCGKANIRVSWSFVLIALLLSYFGQSAFIVSEFSGQSIVDVNGHPEFRIFYKIMPEWFLPIGVTIATAATIIASQALISGVFTLTNEAMKLHLWPRMRVNYPSNLKGQVYIPSINWFLMVGCIIVVMIFQRSENMEAAYGLAITIDMIMTTLLLGFFYRIRYHNFIISLIGTILLMVVEFTFLIANLDKFMHGGWFSLLIAIPIAIMVFVLYNASKIRQKHTMFVELNDYIPVLQDLQNDQTIPKEATHLVYLAMANDKRLIDSNIMYSILRKRPKKADVYWFVHVTIGDEPYNKTYNVDTIVPGKIFFVHLKFGFKVAHRVNVMFKEIVEQMVEAGEVSIASPYPSLAKHQLPADFKFILLHTRVSADTELSTFERWVVRTYRMIKKISLPAYEDFGLELSNVEEEVVPILVGPKAEMKLRRET from the coding sequence ATGGGAGATAACGGTCATGGCCAAAAACTAAGTCTGGGGGGACTCCTCATTACCCTGGGAATTATTTTCGGGGACATTGGAACCTCTCCACTTTATGTGATTCAGGCGATATTGGGAAGCAGGGTCGTTTCTGAAGAATTGATTTTTGGTGGTATGTCCTGTGTTTTTTGGACACTGCTTATCATCACCACCGGAAAATACGTCCTCCTCGCGCTTAAGGCGGACAATAAAGGAGAAGGTGGAATTTTTGCCCTGTATGCCCTGGTGAGAAGATACAAATCCAAATATGTGATTTATCCAGCCATCATAGGCTGTGCCACCCTGATTGCAGATGGATTTATTACTCCTCCAATCTCGATTTCGTCTGCCATCGAAGGACTGAATATGCTGTTTCCTTCTGCATCCATTAATACTGTACCGATCGTCATCGGAATTATTATCGCGCTTTTTACATTTCAACAAGTTGGCACTCAGACGGTGGGTAGATATTTTGGACCCATCATGTTGATTTGGTTTACCATGATTGGGACACTGGGATTGATGCAGGTGATGCAACACCCTGAAATCCTTCGTGCTCTGAATCCTGAATACGCCATCCAACTTCTCATTAAATATCCCAGTGGATTTTGGATTCTAGGGGCGGTTTTTTTGTGTACGACCGGAGGTGAAGCGCTCTATTCAGATCTAGGCCATTGTGGAAAAGCCAACATCAGGGTAAGCTGGTCTTTTGTTTTGATCGCTTTGTTGTTGAGTTATTTTGGACAAAGTGCATTCATCGTTTCAGAATTTTCAGGTCAATCCATTGTAGATGTCAACGGCCATCCGGAATTCAGAATTTTCTATAAGATTATGCCGGAATGGTTTTTGCCCATAGGAGTGACGATTGCCACCGCAGCGACGATTATTGCAAGTCAGGCCTTGATTTCAGGGGTTTTTACACTGACCAATGAAGCCATGAAACTACATCTGTGGCCAAGGATGCGCGTAAACTACCCTTCTAATTTAAAAGGTCAGGTATATATACCCAGCATCAATTGGTTTTTGATGGTGGGTTGCATTATTGTGGTGATGATTTTCCAAAGATCTGAAAACATGGAAGCTGCTTATGGTCTTGCCATTACGATAGACATGATCATGACCACTTTGCTGCTTGGATTTTTCTACAGAATCCGATACCACAATTTCATCATTTCGCTGATTGGAACCATTCTGCTGATGGTCGTTGAATTTACTTTTTTGATTGCCAATCTGGATAAATTTATGCATGGTGGTTGGTTTTCATTGCTGATCGCAATTCCCATAGCCATCATGGTGTTTGTATTGTACAACGCCTCCAAGATCAGGCAAAAACACACCATGTTTGTGGAGTTAAACGATTACATTCCGGTGCTTCAGGATTTGCAAAATGACCAAACCATTCCAAAGGAAGCGACCCATCTCGTTTACCTTGCGATGGCCAATGACAAAAGGCTCATTGATTCCAACATCATGTATTCCATTTTGCGCAAGAGGCCCAAAAAAGCGGATGTGTATTGGTTTGTGCATGTGACCATTGGTGATGAACCCTACAACAAAACTTACAATGTGGATACCATCGTTCCCGGAAAAATTTTCTTTGTTCATCTGAAATTTGGCTTTAAGGTAGCGCACAGGGTCAATGTCATGTTTAAGGAGATAGTCGAGCAAATGGTGGAAGCAGGAGAGGTATCGATCGCAAGCCCTTACCCATCTTTGGCCAAACATCAATTGCCGGCTGATTTTAAATTTATTCTTCTTCACACCAGAGTTTCTGCCGACACAGAGTTGAGTACTTTTGAAAGATGGGTGGTCAGAACATACCGAATGATTAAAAAGATCAGTTTACCGGCGTATGAAGATTTCGGTCTGGAATTGTCCAATGTGGAAGAAGAAGTGGTCCCGATTCTCGTGGGCCCAAAAGCAGAAATGAAGCTCAGAAGAGAAACTTAA
- a CDS encoding tyrosine recombinase, which produces MDWKSAMAGYKSSLALEQGLSSNSVKAYLTDVGKLRDFALSHLDNKSPLQIDMNDLLAFVAELNTRSMDERSQARLISGLRSFFGYLLTENLIQENPTEHLISPRLGQYLPDVLSIDEIESCIYAVQYESEFYHRDRTILELLYACGLRVSELVELKWSQIHWDPGLVKVHGKGNKERIVPIGSKALKALEELKSNPPHTLQRGQEDFIFINCFGKKLSRIGVFKLVKKYASLAGITKSMSPHTFRHSFATHLVEAGANLRIVQALLGHESITTTEIYTHLDLNYLRETILQFHPAQQWKL; this is translated from the coding sequence ATGGATTGGAAAAGTGCAATGGCAGGATACAAGTCTTCTTTGGCCTTGGAGCAAGGGCTTTCCTCCAATTCTGTCAAAGCCTATCTGACAGATGTCGGCAAACTGAGGGATTTCGCCCTGAGCCATTTGGATAACAAGAGTCCCCTTCAAATTGACATGAATGATCTTTTGGCTTTTGTGGCAGAGCTCAACACAAGATCTATGGATGAAAGGTCCCAGGCCAGATTGATCAGTGGCTTGCGCTCCTTTTTCGGGTATTTACTTACAGAGAATCTCATCCAGGAAAATCCTACAGAACATTTAATATCTCCCCGGTTGGGACAGTATTTGCCGGATGTTTTGAGTATCGATGAAATAGAATCTTGCATTTATGCAGTACAGTATGAATCTGAATTCTACCACAGGGATCGTACGATACTGGAACTGCTTTATGCCTGTGGACTGCGCGTAAGCGAATTGGTAGAATTGAAATGGAGTCAGATCCATTGGGATCCGGGCCTGGTCAAAGTCCACGGCAAAGGAAATAAAGAGAGAATCGTACCCATTGGATCAAAAGCATTGAAAGCTTTGGAAGAACTCAAATCCAATCCTCCCCATACCTTGCAAAGGGGGCAGGAAGATTTTATATTTATCAATTGTTTTGGAAAAAAATTGTCCAGAATAGGCGTGTTTAAATTGGTGAAAAAATACGCATCACTGGCTGGAATCACTAAATCCATGAGCCCGCATACTTTTAGACACTCTTTTGCCACGCATCTGGTGGAGGCAGGTGCAAATCTCCGGATTGTGCAGGCATTGTTGGGTCATGAGTCGATAACGACGACCGAGATATACACCCACCTTGACTTAAACTATCTGCGGGAGACCATCTTGCAGTTTCACCCGGCGCAGCAATGGAAATTGTAA